Proteins encoded in a region of the Stieleria neptunia genome:
- a CDS encoding acetylxylan esterase, translating into MRSSLICLLWIACSIHVSAAPPRALPGATRPADRRLAELRNLNSYFPFKPVEAPQAWPQRREEIRQRILLSQGLWPMPSKPDLNAVIHGRVERDDYVVDRVYFESIPGHFVTGSLYRPKGRSGPFPAILSPHGHWKDGRFYDAGEAPIRADLASGAERFEVGGRFPIQARAVQLARMGCLVFVYDMTGNADSIQIGHRPDKAAHLDRATDRGFFSAQAELRLQNMMGLQTWNSIRAVDFLLELDETDASRIGVTGASGGGTQSMILGAIDDRIAAAMPCVMVSTSMQGGCTCENAPYMRIDQGNVDIAAAIAPRPLGLTAADDWTVELETKGYPDLRQLYADLGHKDRLTAAFNLHFKHNYNHVNRAVMYAFFNRHLKLGFKEPILEQDYVPLSRSEATVWTDEHPAPRGDAIGDPHEVRILQLAAEESRRQMDALIPETKDQLAEFRRVVGGAWETILGRRLNQVQSTSFDQAKVIEQEGLSITVGLIDHAGEQLPFVEVRDSGAKGTVVWITDEGKQGLFDGDHVHPMVAKIARAGYRVVSADLIGQGEFVSGGDSLDAQRMWYQRGGESAWHRFAGYTYGYNHPLFVQRVHDVLSVIQHASSMGDQDIHLVGIGGQAGAIVAAARSQAGDAVGRTFIDLNGFRFASLQRQDDPMFVPGAVKYLDVGGLLSLCVPGRLDVVSPELPIVGHVERASGTPTSVRWHQTGEALLSAIGEWAVR; encoded by the coding sequence ATGCGTTCTTCTTTGATCTGTTTGTTGTGGATTGCATGCTCAATCCATGTCTCGGCTGCTCCACCCCGGGCGCTACCCGGTGCAACGCGACCGGCCGACCGCCGATTGGCCGAACTGCGAAATCTAAACAGCTACTTTCCGTTCAAGCCGGTGGAGGCCCCGCAGGCCTGGCCGCAGCGCCGAGAGGAGATTCGACAACGGATTTTGTTGTCGCAAGGGTTGTGGCCGATGCCCAGCAAACCCGACTTGAACGCGGTGATCCACGGCCGAGTCGAGCGTGACGACTATGTGGTCGATCGCGTGTACTTCGAATCGATTCCGGGACATTTTGTAACCGGCAGCCTGTATCGACCGAAAGGCAGGTCTGGTCCGTTTCCTGCAATCCTGTCTCCCCACGGGCATTGGAAAGACGGTCGGTTTTACGACGCCGGTGAGGCTCCGATTCGTGCCGACTTGGCCAGCGGTGCCGAACGCTTTGAAGTCGGCGGACGGTTTCCGATTCAGGCTCGGGCGGTGCAACTCGCACGGATGGGGTGCCTGGTTTTCGTCTACGACATGACGGGAAACGCGGACTCGATCCAGATCGGACATCGCCCCGACAAGGCGGCGCATCTGGATCGCGCGACCGACCGGGGGTTTTTCAGCGCGCAAGCGGAACTGCGGTTGCAAAACATGATGGGCCTGCAAACCTGGAACTCGATTCGCGCCGTCGATTTTCTGTTGGAGCTGGACGAGACCGACGCGAGCCGCATCGGCGTGACCGGTGCCAGCGGCGGTGGAACGCAATCGATGATCTTGGGCGCGATCGACGATCGCATCGCCGCGGCCATGCCGTGCGTGATGGTGTCGACGTCGATGCAAGGCGGATGCACGTGCGAGAATGCGCCCTACATGCGGATCGATCAGGGCAACGTCGACATCGCCGCGGCGATCGCGCCGCGACCGTTGGGACTGACCGCCGCGGACGATTGGACGGTCGAATTGGAAACCAAGGGCTATCCAGACTTGCGTCAGTTGTACGCCGATCTTGGACACAAAGATCGATTGACGGCGGCATTCAATCTGCATTTCAAACACAACTACAACCACGTCAATCGCGCGGTGATGTATGCGTTTTTCAATCGTCACTTGAAGCTCGGATTCAAGGAGCCGATTTTGGAACAAGACTACGTGCCGCTTTCCCGATCCGAAGCAACGGTGTGGACGGACGAGCATCCGGCGCCCCGCGGTGACGCGATCGGCGATCCCCACGAAGTCCGGATTTTACAACTCGCCGCGGAAGAGTCTCGGCGGCAGATGGACGCGTTGATCCCTGAAACGAAGGACCAGCTTGCCGAATTTCGACGCGTCGTCGGTGGTGCTTGGGAAACGATTCTGGGACGTCGATTGAATCAGGTGCAATCGACTTCGTTTGACCAAGCGAAGGTGATCGAACAAGAAGGATTGTCGATCACGGTGGGGCTTATCGATCACGCCGGCGAACAGTTGCCGTTCGTGGAAGTCCGAGATTCCGGCGCGAAGGGGACGGTCGTGTGGATCACCGATGAAGGAAAACAAGGCCTGTTTGATGGCGATCACGTCCACCCGATGGTGGCGAAGATCGCCCGCGCGGGATACCGCGTCGTGTCGGCCGATTTGATCGGGCAAGGTGAATTTGTCTCCGGCGGTGATTCGCTCGACGCTCAACGGATGTGGTACCAGCGGGGCGGCGAATCGGCTTGGCATCGTTTCGCCGGGTACACCTACGGTTACAATCATCCGCTGTTCGTTCAGCGCGTTCATGACGTGTTGTCCGTCATCCAACACGCTTCATCGATGGGCGATCAAGACATTCATCTGGTCGGGATCGGTGGCCAAGCCGGTGCGATCGTTGCTGCCGCACGCAGCCAAGCCGGCGACGCGGTCGGGCGAACTTTCATCGATTTGAATGGGTTTCGATTTGCGTCGCTGCAGCGGCAAGACGATCCGATGTTCGTCCCCGGTGCGGTCAAATACCTGGACGTCGGCGGACTGTTATCACTGTGTGTTCCCGGGCGGTTGGACGTCGTTTCGCCCGAACTGCCGATTGTGGGGCACGTGGAACGGGCGAGCGGGACGCCGACGAGCGTTCGTTGGCATCAAACCGGTGAAGCGTTATTGTCGGCGATCGGGGAATGGGCCGTGCGTTGA
- a CDS encoding nucleoside hydrolase, producing the protein MRNLLSLLILVAFPSVATVAADPVPIIFDTDMAGDCDDAGALAVLNALADRGEAQILAVVTNRKCAAGVSGGASDAINTFYGRPDIPIGTDKDGAKVRWNKPSTYTPTLFGDFPHDSPVDSELPDALDVYRKTLATAQDNSVVICSVGALSNLEDLLNSSGDGHSPLTGIQLIDAKVRQTVIMGGEFPRSSHPETNLKLDPPAAVAVVHEWPGPILWQGFEIGAALHCGAKLKDASADNPIRRAFALRPYLGGFAIDHGKPAHDQAAVLLAVRGIEPEWWTVSGDGRVVVDSDGHTRWYSDPRMQHRYVSIKGRPDGLANIIEELMRK; encoded by the coding sequence ATGAGAAACCTCCTGTCACTTCTGATTCTTGTTGCATTCCCTTCCGTTGCCACGGTCGCTGCCGATCCCGTACCGATCATCTTTGACACCGACATGGCCGGCGACTGCGACGACGCCGGCGCGTTGGCCGTGCTGAACGCGTTGGCCGATCGTGGTGAAGCCCAGATCCTGGCTGTGGTGACCAATCGCAAATGCGCCGCCGGCGTTTCCGGTGGTGCAAGCGATGCGATCAACACCTTCTACGGTCGGCCGGACATCCCCATCGGAACCGACAAGGACGGCGCGAAGGTTCGTTGGAACAAGCCCAGCACCTACACGCCGACTCTCTTTGGAGACTTTCCGCACGACAGCCCGGTTGACAGCGAACTGCCCGATGCGCTCGATGTGTACCGCAAAACGCTGGCCACCGCACAAGACAACTCGGTCGTGATCTGCAGCGTGGGAGCACTCAGCAACCTGGAAGACCTGTTGAATTCTTCCGGCGATGGACACAGCCCATTGACGGGAATCCAATTGATTGATGCCAAGGTCCGACAAACGGTCATCATGGGCGGGGAATTTCCGCGGTCCTCCCATCCGGAAACCAATCTCAAACTCGATCCGCCTGCTGCGGTCGCCGTCGTGCACGAATGGCCGGGACCGATCCTTTGGCAGGGCTTTGAAATCGGCGCCGCACTGCATTGCGGTGCGAAGCTCAAGGATGCCTCCGCCGACAACCCGATTCGACGAGCTTTCGCGCTGCGGCCGTATCTTGGTGGATTCGCCATCGATCACGGCAAACCGGCTCATGACCAAGCCGCGGTGTTGCTGGCCGTGCGAGGCATCGAGCCCGAATGGTGGACCGTCAGCGGGGACGGTCGCGTCGTCGTCGATTCAGACGGACACACGCGGTGGTACTCCGACCCGAGAATGCAACACCGCTACGTGTCCATCAAAGGCCGACCGGATGGACTGGCAAACATCATTGAAGAACTGATGAGGAAGTGA
- a CDS encoding PSD1 and planctomycete cytochrome C domain-containing protein produces MSRLAMRLMVLLGLLVVPTSSDADDYETFERKVRPLLVEHCYKCHSAEAKTLHGGLRLDTAEGVRQGGDSGAVVVAGKPDESLLIETLRYGGDIQMPPDGKLSPSDLATLTNWVQQGASFPPSEQTEHAHHGAIDFDEGRRFWSFQPVQPQPLPDVDGSDWPQTLLDSFVLAAMQRHDLTPTSAANRATLVRRLCFDVTGLPPTPAMVRDFVDDASPDAYRRLVDRLLDSPKYGEKWGRWWLDMARYTDRTASWLYQTGQSHFYRDWVVDAFNQDMSYDEFVRRQLATDLMPETGPRDLPALGFISLSPTYWKELKLPCEIIKVIVADEWEERVDAVSRTFLGLTVACARCHDHKFDPISTEDYYALAGIFASCRQVERPLVPEEEYEPVRLAREQVAELEAEIAKRKREKPAPAETIANLTAKIKSIKASTPRYDMPMANALTEESMFVVRAGKTPQDGTKLEYRAQPRDLPAFIRGNPNRPGQVVPRRFLTVLSGQSEPYRNGSGRLELAESILTDAAPLTARVIVNRIWLAHFGQGLVDTPSNFGTQGSRPSHPELLDDLAARFIASGWSMKQLHRQILLSATWQQSSSAGQDSFQRDPENRWLSRMNPRRLTYEEWRDSMLSASGELNLAIGGPSIDLDANSNRRRTLYATVHRRDMSPTLMVHDFPDPTQHSPQRTPTITALQGLYALNGPLLLKQSQSLITRLQRDAPNDPAAQIHQLYWLLFSRPPDDRELRIGLQFLKPTDATSPATRLQPYAHALLVSNQALFVE; encoded by the coding sequence ATGTCTCGCCTAGCGATGCGGCTGATGGTTCTGCTTGGACTGCTTGTCGTTCCAACATCATCAGACGCCGACGACTACGAAACGTTTGAACGCAAGGTCCGTCCGCTGTTGGTCGAGCACTGCTATAAGTGCCATTCGGCCGAGGCCAAGACGCTCCATGGCGGCTTGCGACTGGACACCGCCGAAGGCGTTCGGCAGGGCGGTGATAGCGGCGCCGTCGTCGTTGCCGGAAAGCCCGACGAGAGCCTGTTGATCGAAACGCTGCGCTACGGCGGCGACATCCAAATGCCGCCCGACGGAAAACTCTCCCCGTCGGATTTGGCCACGCTGACGAACTGGGTTCAACAGGGCGCATCCTTTCCACCTTCCGAGCAAACCGAGCACGCCCATCACGGGGCAATCGATTTTGACGAAGGCCGGCGGTTTTGGTCGTTTCAACCGGTCCAGCCTCAACCGCTGCCCGACGTCGACGGATCCGATTGGCCGCAAACGCTTCTGGATTCGTTTGTCCTGGCCGCAATGCAGCGTCACGACCTGACGCCAACGTCCGCGGCCAACCGTGCGACACTTGTTCGACGGCTTTGTTTCGACGTCACCGGGCTACCGCCGACGCCCGCCATGGTCCGTGACTTCGTCGATGACGCATCACCCGACGCGTACCGACGACTGGTCGACCGCCTGTTGGACTCGCCCAAATACGGCGAAAAATGGGGCCGCTGGTGGCTGGACATGGCGCGCTACACCGATCGTACCGCGAGCTGGCTGTACCAGACCGGGCAATCGCACTTCTATCGTGATTGGGTCGTCGACGCGTTCAATCAAGACATGTCCTACGATGAATTCGTGCGCCGACAGTTGGCCACCGATCTGATGCCCGAGACCGGTCCACGCGACTTGCCCGCCCTCGGTTTCATCAGCCTTAGCCCGACCTATTGGAAAGAATTGAAACTGCCCTGCGAGATCATCAAGGTGATCGTCGCCGATGAATGGGAAGAACGCGTCGACGCGGTTTCGCGAACCTTTTTGGGTCTGACCGTCGCCTGTGCCCGCTGTCACGACCACAAATTCGATCCGATCAGCACCGAGGATTACTATGCGTTGGCCGGCATCTTTGCCAGTTGCCGCCAAGTCGAACGGCCGCTTGTTCCCGAGGAAGAATACGAGCCGGTGCGTCTGGCGCGCGAACAAGTTGCCGAGCTGGAAGCCGAGATCGCAAAACGAAAACGCGAAAAACCGGCTCCGGCCGAAACGATCGCCAATCTGACCGCGAAAATCAAATCGATCAAAGCATCGACGCCACGGTATGACATGCCGATGGCCAACGCCTTGACCGAAGAATCGATGTTTGTCGTTCGCGCCGGGAAGACGCCACAAGATGGAACCAAGCTGGAGTATCGCGCCCAACCACGCGATCTGCCGGCGTTCATCCGGGGCAATCCGAATCGTCCGGGACAAGTCGTTCCACGCCGTTTTTTGACCGTTCTTTCGGGACAATCCGAACCCTATCGCAACGGCAGCGGTCGGTTGGAACTGGCCGAGTCGATCCTGACTGACGCGGCGCCGCTGACCGCGCGTGTGATCGTTAATCGCATTTGGCTGGCACACTTCGGACAAGGGCTGGTCGACACGCCGAGCAACTTCGGCACCCAGGGCAGCCGGCCATCGCATCCGGAATTGCTGGACGATCTGGCCGCGCGTTTCATCGCTTCGGGTTGGTCGATGAAACAACTGCATCGCCAGATCCTGCTCTCGGCCACCTGGCAACAATCGTCGTCGGCCGGCCAGGATTCGTTTCAACGCGATCCGGAAAACCGTTGGCTTTCGCGGATGAATCCACGTCGGTTGACCTATGAAGAGTGGCGGGATTCGATGCTGTCGGCCAGCGGCGAGTTGAATCTGGCGATCGGCGGCCCATCGATCGACCTGGACGCAAACTCGAATCGACGACGCACACTTTACGCGACCGTTCATCGACGCGACATGTCGCCGACGCTGATGGTTCACGATTTCCCCGACCCGACACAGCACAGCCCCCAACGGACGCCCACGATCACGGCGCTGCAAGGACTGTATGCCCTGAACGGGCCGCTGTTGCTAAAACAATCGCAATCGCTAATCACACGACTGCAACGCGATGCCCCCAACGATCCGGCCGCCCAAATCCACCAGCTCTATTGGCTGCTGTTCTCTCGACCACCCGACGACCGAGAGTTGCGGATCGGTTTGCAGTTCCTGAAACCGACGGATGCAACTTCACCCGCCACGCGTTTGCAACCCTACGCCCACGCGCTGCTGGTTTCCAATCAAGCCCTGTTTGTCGAGTGA
- a CDS encoding DUF1501 domain-containing protein codes for MRNEPTPTIDRRHLLGQLGGGMGMLGAAHLLASESTGNTGLHFPAKAKRVIHLFMNGGPYQGDLFDPKPVLKKYAGTRPAGADLLTERPTGGLLPSPFQFHRRGESGVPVSELLPKLSRHIDEICVLRSLHANNPNHGPALLQMNNGTITPTRPSMGAWFLYGLGSENANLPGYVVLCPGRPVRFSILWNSAFLPSEYQGTYINHSTIDPEKMLPHLRNGRWDRQTQREQLDLLQQLSAEQTAAQSAVQSSTQRDRSMLDARMESMETAFRMQFEGSEAFDLNRETKQTRAAYGDGHFANGCLLARRLAERGVRFVQVYYGNGQPWDTHSGHDGTVPKLCKNIDQPIAALIADLKSRGMLEDTLIVWGGEFGRTPTSENGNGRDHNHHGFSMWMAGGGVKGGMTYGETDDFGFRAMVDKMHVHDLHATILHLLGLDHERLTYRHAGRDFRLTDVHGRVVHDIIA; via the coding sequence ATGCGAAACGAACCGACGCCAACGATCGACCGACGCCACCTGCTGGGACAACTCGGCGGCGGGATGGGAATGCTGGGTGCCGCCCACCTGTTGGCATCCGAATCGACCGGCAACACAGGTCTGCATTTCCCGGCCAAAGCGAAACGGGTGATTCACCTGTTCATGAACGGCGGGCCCTATCAAGGCGACTTGTTCGATCCCAAACCCGTGCTCAAGAAATACGCCGGAACTCGGCCAGCCGGCGCGGACCTTCTGACCGAGCGTCCTACCGGCGGCTTGCTGCCATCGCCGTTTCAATTTCACCGCCGTGGTGAAAGCGGCGTTCCGGTCAGCGAGTTGCTGCCCAAACTCAGCCGGCACATCGACGAGATCTGCGTGTTGCGATCGCTGCATGCCAACAATCCGAATCACGGGCCGGCGCTGCTGCAAATGAACAACGGCACGATCACACCCACGCGTCCCAGCATGGGAGCCTGGTTCCTGTATGGCTTGGGCAGCGAGAACGCGAACCTTCCCGGCTATGTCGTGTTGTGTCCGGGACGTCCCGTTCGATTCTCCATCTTGTGGAACAGCGCGTTTCTGCCTTCGGAATACCAGGGAACGTACATCAATCACTCCACCATCGATCCGGAGAAAATGCTGCCCCATCTGCGGAACGGTCGCTGGGACCGTCAGACCCAACGCGAGCAACTCGATCTGTTGCAGCAGCTCAGTGCCGAACAGACCGCTGCGCAGTCCGCCGTGCAGTCGTCGACACAGCGCGACCGCTCGATGTTGGATGCCCGCATGGAATCGATGGAGACGGCGTTTCGCATGCAGTTCGAAGGCAGCGAGGCGTTCGATTTGAATCGTGAAACCAAGCAAACCCGGGCGGCGTACGGCGACGGACATTTTGCCAACGGTTGTCTGTTGGCGCGGCGTTTGGCCGAACGCGGCGTGCGATTCGTCCAAGTCTACTATGGCAACGGCCAACCCTGGGACACGCACAGCGGGCACGACGGCACGGTGCCCAAGTTGTGCAAAAACATCGACCAGCCGATCGCGGCGTTGATCGCAGACCTCAAGTCACGCGGCATGTTGGAAGACACGTTGATCGTGTGGGGCGGAGAATTCGGGCGGACGCCGACGTCGGAAAACGGCAACGGCCGCGACCACAACCATCATGGATTTTCGATGTGGATGGCCGGCGGCGGCGTCAAGGGAGGGATGACGTACGGCGAGACCGATGACTTCGGGTTTCGTGCAATGGTCGACAAGATGCACGTGCACGACCTGCACGCCACGATTTTGCATCTGTTGGGACTCGATCACGAGCGGTTGACCTACCGTCACGCCGGCCGCGATTTCCGCCTGACCGACGTTCACGGTCGCGTCGTTCACGACATCATCGCCTGA